GGGCTTGTTCATTATCGTGCTGGGGGTTTTGGGACGGCTCAGCCCTCTCAACCTGCTGCTTTTGCCGCTGCTGCTGGCGGTGCAGATGATCATGGCCTTCGCAGGGTGCCTGGCCGTGGCTTCCTTTCATGTCTTCATGCGCGACACGGCTCAGGCGCTCAACCTGCTCTTGACGGTGGTTTTCTGGACCACTCCCATCGTCTACCAGCGCTCATTCACTCCCTCGGAACTGGGACGGCTGCTTTCGCTCAATCCGCTCACCCACATGGTGGAAGCCTACCGCTGGGCGCTGCTGGGGCAGCCTTCGCTCTCCTGGACGGGCCTGGCCTATTGGGTTGGCTGCACCCTGCTCCTCCTGGCCCTGGGGCTGTGGGTCTTCAAGGCAACGCGCCGCCAGATCGTCGACTTCGTGTGAGGCCCCAAGCCCCGGCTCAGAATCTATGAACGCCGGCACCAGTGC
The genomic region above belongs to Acidobacteriota bacterium and contains:
- a CDS encoding ABC transporter permease; amino-acid sequence: MRLGNEYLIRELVWRDIRSRYIGSYFGMLWSIVHPLVQLAVYTFVAYIFTRKASPENANPWLLGAVIFSGLMPWIAFQEALARGAVTYVENANLLKKVRFPMPLLPLQVVLTSTAHQLIGLGLFIIVLGVLGRLSPLNLLLLPLLLAVQMIMAFAGCLAVASFHVFMRDTAQALNLLLTVVFWTTPIVYQRSFTPSELGRLLSLNPLTHMVEAYRWALLGQPSLSWTGLAYWVGCTLLLLALGLWVFKATRRQIVDFV